A single window of Taeniopygia guttata chromosome 1, bTaeGut7.mat, whole genome shotgun sequence DNA harbors:
- the LOC115496044 gene encoding uncharacterized protein produces the protein MAADPRPPRALRGRSARAAVGPALGPPEQRSGSGAAPGAARRPRRLGGTGIWAWGFGSRSCRCLLWEPGRAASSSAGGCGWQGRRCEAGSGLRSVAASRWVGRAALGRALPLRLRPARGSGPAGDRVPFSLWPRGAGAVPVPGPHRHHRSRSAASGPAGGHGAAPQPPQDAEPPRPGSPVATALPCEQQRLPPPPRVRIPRDPRRTGGVAALGLLLPLRLCPVRGWRSPEPPQGRDHLLSLALQGRSCRALPVARSVPNARPGTGTGAPDSAGTDTAKGLPVAPQPGTALNRHAGMLQPGQTPPTAQKDPKERLALPGNGGTAVCRGALTAIPVSDLPELPHSCQILNPKQ, from the exons ATGGCGGCGGatccgcgcccgccccgcgctcTGCGGGGACGCTCGGCCCGGGCTGCGGTGGGACCGGCGCTCGGGCCGCCGGAGCAGAGATCCGGATCGggggctgctcccggcgctGCACGGCGTCCGAGGCGCTTAGGCGGGACCGGGATCTGGGCCTGGGGATTTGGGTCCCGGTCCTGCCGGTGCCTGCTGTGGGAGCCGGGCAGAGCCGCTTCTTCCTCGGCGGGCGGGTGTGGGTGGCAGGGCCGGAGGTGCGAGGCGGGATCGGGGCTGAGGTCGGTCGCGGCATCGCGCTGGGTAGGAAGAGCCGCTCTGGGACGGGCGCTGCCGCTCCGGCTGCGGCCGGCCCGGGGCTCGGGTCCCGCAGGGGATCGGGTCCCGTTCTCGCTGTGGCCGCGGGgagccggggctgtgccggtGCCGGGACCCCATCGGCACCACCGCTCCCGCAGCGCCGCCTCCGGCCCCGCGGGAGGACACGGagccgccccgcagcccccgcagGATGCCGAGCCCCCCCGCCCCGGTAGCCCCGTGGCCACCGCGCTCCCCTGCGAGCAGCAGCGCCTGCCTCCCCCTCCCCGTGTCCGCATCCCTCGGGACCCCCGCCGAACGGGCGGGGTTGCAgcgctggggctgctgctcccgctCCGACTGTGCCCGGTGCGGGGCTGGAGGAGCCCGGAGCCCCCGCAGGGCAGAGACCACCTCCTGTCcttggctctgcagggcaggagctgccgtgccctgcccgTGGCACGCAGTGTGCCAAACGCACGTCCCGGCACGGGCACTGGAGCACCAGACAGCGCGGGCACAGACACGGCTAAAGGGCTGCCTGTGGCTCCTCAGCCAGGGACTGCTCTGAACAGGCATGCAGGGATGCTTCAGCCCGGACAGACACCACCGACAGCCCAGAAGGACCCCAAGGAACGGCTGGCATTACCTGGGAATGGAGGCACGGCCGTTTGCAGAGGGGCTCTGACAGCAATTCCTGTTTCTGACCTCCCTGagctcccacacagctgccag AT